A genome region from Bdellovibrionota bacterium includes the following:
- a CDS encoding matrixin family metalloprotease, which yields MRALPKLRTLVLSILIASSVALVACQPKLQPEEDCNFVMSSDIQRVSWKNKLPVKLYISPEVPTELRESIRIAASKWNLEIGKEALLIYESDNIPSTVQKDGINVIYWEESWSSGKASEQARTTITWRGDTINEADILVNAKDHKFSAFGEIAPGKIDFTSLMVHELGHVLGLQHVSGEPSVMAPTLAENTPRLTIEEVDVNSLKCEYN from the coding sequence ATGAGAGCCCTTCCTAAATTAAGGACCCTAGTCCTATCCATTCTAATAGCTTCATCGGTAGCACTTGTAGCGTGTCAGCCTAAGCTTCAGCCAGAAGAGGATTGTAACTTTGTAATGAGCTCTGACATTCAGCGTGTATCGTGGAAGAACAAACTGCCTGTGAAGCTTTATATCTCACCAGAGGTGCCTACAGAGCTTAGAGAATCAATTAGAATTGCCGCATCTAAATGGAACCTTGAAATTGGTAAAGAAGCTCTATTAATCTATGAGTCAGATAACATTCCTTCAACGGTTCAAAAAGACGGTATCAACGTAATCTATTGGGAAGAATCTTGGAGTTCAGGTAAAGCTTCGGAGCAAGCGCGTACCACCATCACTTGGAGAGGCGATACCATCAATGAAGCGGACATCCTCGTAAATGCAAAAGATCACAAATTCTCAGCGTTTGGAGAGATTGCGCCTGGTAAAATCGATTTCACAAGTTTGATGGTTCATGAGTTAGGGCATGTTTTAGGTTTACAACACGTATCAGGTGAGCCAAGCGTAATGGCGCCAACGCTCGCAGAAAATACGCCGCGGCTTACAATTGAAGAAGTGGACGTTAACTCATTGAAATGTGAATACAATTAG
- a CDS encoding carbonic anhydrase, with translation MKKLINGIIEFRKNTQDSYREKFAKLALEQKPDALFICCSDSRVAPNAFASTNPGDLFVIRNVGNIIPPSSSGYSMGDESEIAAFEYAIQTLNVKNIIICGHAECGAINAICNGIDNLPPTHPHLKSWLKYGAASLQRFHRHDIDNNELPEHNQISQAHVLQQIEHVKTYPLVRERIEAGTLGIHGWWFDINNANVFVYSDKLKKFTLIDEEYMNNEVKE, from the coding sequence ATGAAAAAATTAATTAACGGTATTATCGAGTTTAGAAAAAACACTCAAGATAGTTACCGTGAGAAATTTGCAAAACTCGCTTTAGAACAAAAACCCGACGCTCTTTTTATTTGCTGCTCAGACAGCAGGGTCGCACCTAATGCTTTTGCCTCTACAAACCCCGGAGATCTTTTTGTGATCCGAAATGTGGGAAACATTATCCCACCTTCTAGTAGCGGATATTCTATGGGCGATGAATCGGAGATCGCAGCTTTTGAATATGCTATTCAAACTTTAAATGTGAAAAATATTATAATCTGCGGTCATGCTGAATGCGGTGCTATCAATGCCATTTGCAATGGAATTGATAATCTTCCACCCACTCACCCACACTTGAAATCTTGGCTGAAATATGGTGCGGCAAGCCTTCAGCGCTTTCATAGACATGATATTGATAATAATGAATTGCCTGAGCACAACCAAATTTCTCAAGCCCATGTTTTACAACAGATTGAACACGTAAAAACCTATCCTCTCGTAAGAGAGCGCATAGAAGCAGGAACCTTAGGTATTCATGGTTGGTGGTTTGATATCAATAACGCAAATGTTTTTGTATATTCTGATAAGCTAAAAAAATTCACATTGATTGACGAAGAATATATGAACAATGAAGTAAAAGAATAG
- a CDS encoding PBECR2 nuclease fold domain-containing protein, with amino-acid sequence MRSQTRVNSKVSGKKKKSKKSRDSQGQRTPIIIDESRGWIFNDENDVVAHFREQIEILEKEYHEWRPETDINLDEIENIDQHLSELLQEPDEVWLSTTTLKGISLGTFVGYFEAEEEDISFYYITLTYFVDNIPRFVFLHFATTDLNLVKKYQRGEKIYDRNNQEIQSDEEAVDALTEGDELAVGLYGAMLKLRNQTDIPENEFPSYIKHREETIEEPDEIWRKIDSEGRILVSFVKSIEDAGDVKYIVVTTEDEASESQYLLFSFPTKDPNLVDRYKQGESVDAASYTREESH; translated from the coding sequence ATGCGCAGTCAGACGCGAGTGAATAGTAAGGTGAGCGGTAAAAAGAAAAAATCTAAAAAATCAAGAGACTCTCAAGGACAAAGAACTCCAATCATCATCGATGAAAGTCGAGGTTGGATTTTTAATGACGAAAATGATGTGGTTGCGCACTTCAGAGAGCAAATCGAAATTCTCGAAAAAGAATATCATGAGTGGCGTCCTGAAACCGACATCAACTTGGATGAGATCGAAAACATTGATCAGCATCTCTCTGAACTTTTACAAGAACCCGATGAGGTCTGGTTGTCGACAACAACTCTTAAAGGAATTTCTTTAGGAACTTTTGTTGGATATTTTGAGGCTGAAGAAGAAGACATTAGTTTTTATTATATCACGCTGACATACTTTGTAGATAATATTCCGCGTTTTGTGTTCTTGCATTTTGCGACAACAGATTTAAATCTTGTAAAAAAATATCAACGTGGTGAAAAAATTTATGATCGTAATAATCAAGAGATTCAATCTGATGAAGAAGCCGTGGATGCTTTGACGGAAGGTGATGAATTGGCGGTTGGTCTTTATGGTGCGATGTTAAAGCTGAGAAATCAAACGGATATTCCTGAGAATGAATTTCCGAGCTACATCAAGCACCGCGAGGAAACAATTGAAGAGCCCGATGAGATCTGGAGAAAAATTGATTCTGAAGGTCGTATTTTAGTGAGTTTTGTTAAATCCATCGAAGATGCTGGAGATGTAAAATACATTGTTGTGACCACTGAAGATGAAGCTTCGGAAAGCCAATACTTATTATTTTCATTCCCAACAAAAGATCCAAATCTAGTGGATAGATACAAGCAGGGCGAATCGGTAGATGCAGCTTCATATACTCGGGAAGAATCGCATTAG
- a CDS encoding Smr/MutS family protein: MSNSLEHNKKDQFKNLDWHDTLEKIKNYSTSSTAKDLIAKTAPFKTKEESQKQVNEIYQAKAVVSLDFRPRLDSLDLFFSWFERLKRKAVLKTSEFQEVRRFCFDIFNLQKTLSQTTNDWTTSSLAQLMDTTKIHSAIDQIITFEGDIRVDASETLHNLYNEKKNLERQIRTTLDKFVKTHEMETLLQDRYVTNREGRWVLPIRSGKQRQFDGIIHDSSQTKQTVFMEPKEIIAINNRLKEAESEIEAEIEKLLTQLTHFVAGSCNELLRAYHKMLECDQRLAQAQFALKTNSSTFEFTDNEFFLKEVRHPLLSFQNIKEVISNNVEFDDGKKVLILSGPNAGGKTVLLKAIGLTCHMARCGLLVPAAEESKIPFFKTIFVAIGDTQSVDEHMSTFAAHLNTLSKALTAKGKDNLILVDEICGSTDPEEGAAIAKSFIEHYAENDVFGVITSHLGPLKQIWPKESPITCGSMEFTDHPTYKLFMGIHGRSFALKTAKAAGVPESIIQKAMSYLSTETRVREEKLNELDQYKEKVVELSRKLELETRMMETEKNKYKDVLKKFESEKNHHISKAVDRAEKKIEKIIEEFRANPNVSKVKAQFPEIVKSTGSTPSVTSVEEFSRQFPPGSTAYLSNLGQDGIIQGLPNSKGEVTVLSKSMRLQIHWKDVRAANAPNIQHPVQQQKKSKIKLPQDEIEIDIRGMSTDQAIEELEKSFDKALQEQVDRVKIIHGHGTEALKKSVRKYLSRSVYIQKWQAGSESSNDDGYTWADLS; the protein is encoded by the coding sequence ATGAGTAATAGCCTAGAGCACAACAAAAAAGACCAATTTAAAAATTTAGATTGGCATGATACTTTGGAGAAAATTAAAAATTACTCCACCAGCTCTACTGCAAAAGATTTAATTGCCAAGACCGCTCCTTTCAAAACCAAGGAAGAATCTCAAAAACAAGTGAATGAAATTTATCAAGCGAAAGCAGTTGTCTCCTTAGATTTTCGCCCAAGATTAGACTCTCTCGATCTTTTCTTTAGTTGGTTTGAACGTTTAAAAAGAAAAGCGGTACTTAAGACTTCTGAATTCCAAGAAGTAAGAAGGTTTTGCTTTGATATTTTTAATCTTCAGAAAACTCTATCGCAAACAACCAATGATTGGACGACCTCATCTCTTGCGCAATTGATGGACACTACGAAAATTCATTCTGCCATAGACCAAATAATTACCTTTGAAGGCGACATCCGAGTTGACGCCAGTGAAACACTTCATAATCTTTATAACGAAAAGAAAAATCTAGAAAGACAGATCAGAACAACGCTGGATAAATTCGTTAAGACTCACGAGATGGAAACACTTCTTCAAGACCGTTATGTGACAAATCGTGAGGGACGTTGGGTATTGCCTATCCGAAGTGGCAAACAGCGTCAGTTTGACGGGATCATTCATGATTCTTCTCAAACAAAACAAACTGTTTTCATGGAACCTAAAGAAATTATCGCGATCAATAATCGATTAAAAGAAGCCGAGAGTGAAATTGAAGCGGAAATTGAAAAACTTCTCACTCAACTCACCCACTTTGTCGCCGGATCATGCAATGAACTCTTAAGAGCTTACCACAAGATGCTTGAGTGTGATCAACGATTGGCTCAGGCACAATTTGCACTTAAAACAAATTCAAGTACTTTTGAATTTACAGACAATGAGTTTTTCTTAAAAGAAGTACGACATCCTTTGCTCTCATTTCAAAATATCAAAGAAGTCATTTCAAATAATGTAGAGTTTGATGATGGAAAGAAAGTTCTAATTCTCTCTGGTCCCAATGCTGGGGGAAAAACAGTATTATTGAAGGCTATCGGCCTCACTTGCCATATGGCAAGATGCGGACTTTTAGTTCCTGCAGCTGAAGAATCAAAAATTCCTTTTTTTAAAACTATCTTTGTCGCCATTGGTGACACACAGAGTGTGGATGAACACATGAGTACTTTCGCCGCTCATCTCAATACTCTGAGTAAGGCGCTCACAGCGAAAGGAAAAGATAATTTAATCTTAGTGGATGAAATTTGCGGGTCTACGGATCCCGAAGAAGGCGCTGCTATTGCTAAAAGTTTTATCGAGCATTATGCTGAAAACGATGTCTTTGGAGTTATCACAAGTCACTTGGGCCCACTAAAACAAATTTGGCCAAAAGAATCTCCAATCACCTGTGGAAGCATGGAATTTACAGATCATCCTACTTACAAACTCTTTATGGGAATTCACGGAAGATCCTTTGCTTTGAAAACAGCTAAAGCTGCGGGGGTTCCTGAGAGCATTATTCAAAAAGCTATGAGCTACTTGTCTACGGAAACCCGCGTGCGTGAAGAAAAACTCAACGAACTCGACCAATACAAAGAAAAAGTTGTCGAGCTTTCCAGAAAACTTGAACTTGAAACACGCATGATGGAAACGGAAAAGAACAAATACAAAGACGTTCTTAAAAAATTCGAGTCCGAAAAAAACCATCATATTTCTAAAGCTGTAGATCGTGCTGAGAAGAAAATCGAAAAAATCATCGAAGAATTTAGAGCTAATCCCAATGTTTCTAAGGTTAAAGCACAATTTCCAGAAATCGTAAAGTCTACAGGCTCGACTCCTTCGGTAACCTCAGTAGAAGAGTTCTCCAGACAGTTTCCGCCCGGAAGCACAGCCTATTTATCAAATTTAGGACAAGATGGAATCATCCAAGGACTTCCTAACTCTAAAGGTGAAGTGACTGTACTTTCTAAATCTATGAGACTACAAATTCATTGGAAAGATGTGAGAGCTGCAAATGCGCCGAATATCCAACATCCTGTACAGCAACAGAAAAAATCCAAAATCAAACTTCCTCAAGATGAAATCGAAATTGATATTCGTGGAATGTCTACAGATCAAGCCATTGAAGAACTAGAAAAATCTTTCGACAAAGCTCTTCAAGAGCAAGTGGACCGAGTAAAAATCATTCACGGCCACGGCACTGAGGCATTAAAAAAATCTGTAAGAAAATACTTATCAAGAAGTGTCTACATCCAAAAGTGGCAAGCCGGCAGCGAATCCTCCAACGACGACGGCTACACCTGGGCCGACCTCAGCTAA
- the lnt gene encoding apolipoprotein N-acyltransferase, with amino-acid sequence MTFFSRLTSFFTLSKPLRLCILSGIMFGTSYIPFPPWALFFSLCPLWTVLLKESSLKKIFFYSWLTPFVFTIIGFHWIPHTIMEFGHMPAFAGAIGLIAFASFTNLHFPLAAVVWYRLNQKLSFSQGKSIFVLALLTALFEKLNPQIFPWYFGYSWFYGDFPAYQLADTIGVTGLSSLTLIINGWILYIYLNIKDRPVFKKQVTYFVLFFAIINAIGLYKQHVWEKTDTEIKALMVQPNIGNQEKQWEIFGPEFKSKTVQKHFDLTTPELVNKPDLIIWPETSIPEFMEPRFYRVKAVKSVLNYVKSNQINLFTGAFTEDSKTRRQSNAIFTFDTTGKNTGVYQKHILLAFGEYLPFSDHFPFLLKLLPTIADFERGVGPHVLSITKPQTSEEVQLGPQICYEGLHPWFSKGLVDDGADIFVNITNDSWFGHTFESYQHLYMTLMRSVEFRRPMIRVTNTGISSVILASGKVIEISPQKQEWAKTVVVPYLKNAPKTIYSRFLYLDYFAVILALIYLLKLYKLKPYKLKRWSKKENE; translated from the coding sequence ATGACTTTCTTCTCGAGACTGACATCATTTTTTACGCTTTCGAAACCGCTAAGGCTATGCATACTCTCGGGGATCATGTTTGGAACAAGTTATATTCCTTTTCCCCCTTGGGCCTTGTTCTTTTCCCTTTGTCCTCTTTGGACAGTCTTACTTAAAGAATCCAGCCTAAAGAAAATCTTCTTCTATAGCTGGCTCACCCCTTTTGTTTTTACGATCATTGGATTTCATTGGATTCCACACACAATTATGGAATTTGGCCACATGCCTGCCTTTGCTGGAGCGATTGGTCTTATTGCCTTTGCTTCTTTCACAAATCTGCATTTTCCTTTAGCAGCGGTGGTTTGGTATCGCCTCAATCAAAAACTTTCTTTCTCTCAAGGAAAATCCATTTTTGTTCTAGCCCTACTTACAGCTTTATTCGAAAAACTCAACCCTCAGATTTTTCCTTGGTACTTTGGATATTCTTGGTTCTACGGAGATTTTCCTGCTTATCAATTGGCAGACACAATTGGTGTTACTGGCCTCAGCTCTCTGACCTTGATTATCAATGGATGGATTTTGTATATTTATCTCAATATCAAAGATCGTCCGGTATTTAAAAAACAAGTGACTTATTTTGTTTTATTTTTTGCAATTATCAATGCAATCGGTCTCTACAAGCAACATGTTTGGGAAAAAACAGACACAGAAATCAAAGCCCTTATGGTTCAACCCAATATTGGAAATCAAGAAAAGCAATGGGAAATCTTTGGACCAGAGTTCAAAAGCAAAACTGTACAAAAGCATTTTGATTTAACTACTCCGGAGTTAGTCAACAAGCCTGATCTGATCATTTGGCCAGAAACTTCTATTCCAGAATTTATGGAGCCCAGATTCTACCGTGTAAAAGCTGTCAAATCTGTTTTGAATTATGTAAAATCAAACCAAATCAATTTGTTTACTGGCGCTTTCACGGAAGACAGCAAAACTCGAAGACAAAGCAATGCCATCTTCACCTTTGATACGACCGGAAAAAATACTGGCGTTTACCAAAAGCATATTCTCCTCGCTTTTGGTGAATATTTGCCCTTCTCTGATCACTTTCCATTTCTTTTAAAATTACTTCCAACCATAGCTGATTTTGAAAGAGGCGTAGGCCCTCATGTCCTTAGTATTACAAAACCCCAAACATCCGAAGAGGTTCAACTGGGTCCACAAATTTGTTACGAAGGATTACATCCTTGGTTTTCAAAAGGATTAGTTGATGATGGCGCGGATATTTTCGTGAATATTACAAACGACTCTTGGTTCGGACATACCTTTGAATCTTATCAGCATCTCTATATGACGCTGATGAGGTCCGTGGAATTTAGACGTCCCATGATTCGCGTGACCAACACCGGAATCTCCTCTGTGATTTTAGCCAGCGGAAAAGTTATAGAAATTTCTCCACAAAAACAAGAGTGGGCTAAAACCGTAGTGGTTCCTTATTTAAAGAATGCACCCAAGACAATCTATTCACGTTTTCTATATCTTGACTATTTCGCAGTAATACTTGCCCTCATCTATCTTCTAAAGCTATATAAATTGAAGCCATATAAATTAAAAAGGTGGAGCAAAAAAGAAAATGAGTAA
- a CDS encoding zinc ribbon domain-containing protein, with protein sequence MEHFSCPECGYENPKGSVSCKRCLLIFEKYEKKNMKVNSQVNGSKKLDEKWRELLTEYDNKDKHEAFIADALKEKNLQYASQQYRKMLDMNGADETAKRMIDKIIQIATLTYVPPFRKEPPKNTRWITLSILALIVIGVIAMTLMFMSRRP encoded by the coding sequence ATGGAACACTTTTCTTGTCCTGAATGTGGTTATGAAAATCCCAAGGGCAGCGTATCTTGTAAACGCTGTCTGCTGATCTTTGAAAAATACGAAAAAAAGAACATGAAGGTAAATTCTCAGGTGAATGGCTCTAAAAAGCTAGATGAGAAATGGCGCGAGCTTCTTACTGAGTACGATAACAAGGACAAACATGAGGCCTTTATTGCTGATGCCCTCAAAGAAAAGAATCTTCAGTACGCCTCTCAGCAATATCGCAAAATGCTCGATATGAACGGTGCAGACGAAACTGCCAAAAGAATGATCGATAAGATCATTCAGATCGCAACACTGACTTATGTTCCACCTTTTAGAAAGGAACCACCCAAAAACACAAGATGGATCACGCTTTCCATCTTAGCATTGATAGTTATTGGTGTGATAGCTATGACCTTAATGTTCATGTCGAGAAGACCCTAA
- a CDS encoding S8 family peptidase: protein MAFQLKDKKAFIVRLSDKKYRRTQAACLGLALVIGSFCVWKTVEMGMLYNEESLRIPSLSTPKVVKQIKKEQSVLLNDPAIKKNWGLLGTGGLSDINVDKAWNITTGSRKVVVAIIDTGIDINHPDIKNNLWVNEAEKNGKTGIDDDQNGCIDDIHGCNFITGTGNLTDNHGHGTHIAGIVGAEGGNGIGISGVSPKVSLMILKYYDPKAPGTDNLKNTIKSIHYAVDKKVDIINYSGGGLDYSQTEYDAVKRANDAGIIFVAAAGNEKSNSDKAHYYPANYNLPNIISVTAINADANVLQSSNYGMKTVHIAAPGEGIYSTLPGSRYGTMTGTSQATAFVSGVAALLKANNSDMDFKQIKNQILATADTRATMFTKTQTSGILNSWAALAIHPAVPVSGIAAPTSNQILSNTTAVVDNNNRNPALSQQLNQLNQLLNTIADKNEKTLN from the coding sequence ATGGCATTTCAACTCAAAGACAAAAAGGCATTCATCGTAAGATTAAGCGACAAGAAATATCGTCGAACTCAAGCTGCATGCTTAGGCTTAGCTTTAGTTATTGGATCATTCTGTGTTTGGAAAACCGTTGAAATGGGAATGCTCTATAACGAAGAGTCTTTAAGAATTCCATCCCTCAGTACACCAAAAGTTGTAAAACAAATTAAAAAAGAACAAAGCGTACTTTTAAATGACCCCGCAATTAAGAAAAATTGGGGACTACTTGGAACAGGTGGTTTATCAGACATCAACGTCGACAAAGCTTGGAATATCACTACAGGTTCAAGAAAAGTAGTGGTAGCAATCATCGATACAGGTATCGATATTAATCACCCTGATATCAAGAATAACCTTTGGGTTAACGAAGCAGAAAAAAATGGTAAGACTGGAATTGACGACGATCAGAATGGTTGTATTGACGATATCCATGGTTGTAATTTCATCACAGGAACTGGAAATCTTACTGATAACCACGGTCACGGGACACACATTGCTGGTATCGTAGGTGCCGAAGGCGGAAACGGAATCGGTATCAGCGGAGTTTCACCAAAAGTCAGCCTTATGATCTTAAAATATTATGATCCAAAAGCTCCAGGAACAGACAACCTAAAAAACACAATCAAATCTATTCACTACGCCGTAGACAAAAAAGTCGATATCATCAATTACTCTGGTGGCGGACTTGATTATTCTCAAACAGAATATGATGCAGTAAAAAGAGCTAACGATGCTGGAATTATCTTTGTGGCAGCAGCCGGCAATGAAAAGTCAAATTCAGATAAGGCTCACTACTACCCTGCAAACTACAATTTACCAAATATCATCTCTGTGACTGCAATCAATGCTGACGCCAATGTTTTACAAAGTAGCAATTATGGAATGAAGACTGTGCATATCGCGGCTCCAGGCGAAGGAATTTATTCTACACTCCCAGGAAGCAGATACGGGACAATGACAGGAACATCACAAGCAACCGCTTTCGTGAGCGGTGTGGCTGCATTACTTAAGGCCAACAATTCAGATATGGATTTCAAACAAATTAAGAATCAAATTTTAGCAACAGCAGACACAAGAGCTACCATGTTCACCAAAACTCAGACCTCAGGGATTTTAAATTCTTGGGCAGCTCTTGCAATCCATCCAGCAGTTCCGGTGAGTGGAATCGCAGCTCCAACTTCGAATCAAATTTTATCAAACACAACAGCCGTTGTGGACAACAACAACCGTAACCCAGCTCTCTCACAACAACTGAATCAGTTGAACCAACTTTTAAATACAATCGCAGATAAAAATGAAAAGACTCTTAACTGA
- a CDS encoding sodium-translocating pyrophosphatase — MFSQSLLISPIIIGALGLLVALAFYIRVIRQPTGNELMNKIAGYIREGAMAFLMREYKVLFVYAIVVGLALWYALGLVAAWSFLLGAALSLLAGFFGMKAATYANVRTTQAASTGSKAKALLVALDGGAVMGLSVAGLALIGLGALYLIYQGTEIVSTVLHSFAVGASSIALFARIGGGIYTKAADVGADIAGKVVQGIPEDDPRNPGVVADNVGDNVGDVAGMGADLYESLVAAIVSAMAIAFTIPVANLTNLTVEGTAYAETRLVGVVAPLLLSTLGLLISVVVIFAARAFSGSSPAAVLRGALMVPPILLTIASYILMPMFGLTQSVTVALAAGAFGGAIIGLITEYYTAAKPIRLVAEASLTGAGTNVIRGLAVGMESVAIPLIVVVIAAYIADHVLGIYGVALAAVGMLAGTAVVMTVDAYGPIADNAGGISEMSGLGPNVREITDELDAVGNTTAAIGKGFAIGSAILTVVALFGAFNMEVNHIRELNNLAKMSLDLASTQVLIGILIGSILPFLVGSTTMTAVGRAAQKIVVEIARQFKEIPGLMQGKADPEPAKIVDIATKAALTEMILPGMIAVVAPVAIGFLMGPQALAGMLAGALAVGATLSLFMANAGGAWDNAKKYIEKGNLEGHKKGSDAHKAAVVGDTVGDPFKDTSGPGIAILIKVMSVVSLLIASLIALI; from the coding sequence GTGTTTAGTCAATCACTACTGATTTCACCAATTATTATCGGAGCTCTTGGGCTTCTAGTTGCGTTAGCTTTTTACATCCGTGTCATTCGCCAGCCTACTGGAAATGAATTAATGAATAAAATCGCAGGCTATATTCGAGAAGGTGCGATGGCATTCCTTATGCGTGAATATAAAGTTCTTTTTGTTTATGCAATAGTTGTTGGTTTAGCGTTATGGTACGCACTCGGTTTAGTAGCGGCATGGAGCTTCTTGCTTGGAGCTGCATTATCACTTCTGGCTGGATTCTTCGGAATGAAAGCTGCGACTTACGCAAACGTAAGAACAACTCAAGCAGCATCTACAGGTTCAAAAGCCAAGGCATTACTTGTAGCACTTGATGGTGGTGCGGTGATGGGATTGTCAGTGGCAGGCTTAGCGTTGATTGGTCTTGGAGCTTTATATTTAATTTATCAAGGTACAGAAATCGTAAGTACGGTTCTTCATTCATTTGCTGTGGGCGCATCTTCAATTGCACTTTTTGCTCGTATTGGTGGCGGTATTTATACTAAGGCTGCGGATGTAGGAGCCGACATTGCCGGAAAAGTTGTTCAAGGAATTCCTGAAGACGATCCAAGAAATCCAGGCGTAGTTGCGGATAATGTTGGCGACAACGTCGGTGACGTTGCAGGTATGGGCGCGGATCTTTATGAATCCCTGGTTGCAGCAATTGTTTCAGCAATGGCGATTGCCTTTACGATTCCAGTGGCGAATCTTACAAATTTAACGGTGGAAGGTACCGCTTACGCAGAAACAAGACTTGTGGGTGTTGTTGCACCATTACTTCTTTCGACTCTTGGACTTTTAATTTCTGTGGTGGTGATTTTTGCGGCACGTGCCTTCAGTGGTTCGAGCCCAGCAGCAGTTTTGAGAGGAGCGTTGATGGTTCCTCCAATTCTTTTAACCATTGCTAGTTATATTTTAATGCCAATGTTTGGTTTAACCCAAAGTGTGACAGTGGCTTTAGCCGCGGGTGCCTTTGGTGGTGCGATCATTGGTTTGATCACGGAGTATTACACGGCGGCAAAACCAATTCGTTTGGTTGCAGAAGCATCTTTAACTGGTGCGGGAACAAACGTCATTCGTGGTTTAGCGGTGGGGATGGAATCCGTTGCAATTCCACTGATCGTTGTGGTGATCGCAGCATACATTGCGGATCATGTTCTTGGAATTTACGGAGTGGCCTTGGCTGCGGTAGGAATGCTTGCCGGTACAGCAGTTGTGATGACAGTTGATGCTTACGGACCGATTGCAGATAACGCTGGTGGGATTTCTGAGATGTCAGGTCTTGGCCCCAACGTTCGTGAAATCACCGATGAATTGGATGCTGTGGGAAATACCACTGCTGCCATTGGAAAAGGTTTTGCGATTGGTTCTGCGATCCTAACGGTTGTTGCTCTTTTTGGTGCTTTCAATATGGAAGTGAATCACATTCGTGAATTGAATAATCTTGCAAAAATGTCTTTAGATTTAGCTTCGACACAAGTTCTTATCGGTATCTTGATCGGATCGATCTTGCCATTCCTTGTGGGCTCAACAACAATGACAGCCGTAGGGCGTGCGGCGCAAAAAATTGTGGTGGAGATTGCTCGTCAGTTCAAAGAAATTCCAGGATTGATGCAAGGTAAAGCAGATCCTGAGCCCGCAAAGATCGTAGACATTGCGACGAAAGCGGCGTTAACAGAAATGATTTTACCGGGAATGATTGCCGTTGTTGCTCCGGTAGCAATTGGATTCTTAATGGGGCCGCAGGCGCTAGCGGGAATGTTAGCGGGTGCTTTAGCGGTGGGTGCAACGCTTTCTCTTTTCATGGCAAATGCGGGTGGAGCTTGGGATAACGCTAAGAAATACATCGAAAAAGGAAATCTTGAAGGTCATAAGAAAGGTTCGGATGCTCACAAGGCAGCAGTAGTTGGAGACACAGTGGGTGACCCGTTCAAGGACACCTCAGGTCCCGGCATTGCAATTCTCATCAAGGTAATGAGCGTAGTTTCTTTATTGATCGCATCTCTCATTGCGCTGATCTAA